A part of Prolixibacteraceae bacterium genomic DNA contains:
- the pruA gene encoding L-glutamate gamma-semialdehyde dehydrogenase — protein MTDGFYRVPKATNEPVYTYEPGSLERKRLQKAIYEWRSELVELPMIIGGQSVYSENREQIRPPHDLAHLLGYYHIGEKEHVQMAIDASLEAKPAWETMPWHHRASIFLKAAELISGPYRYKINAATMLAQSKNAYQAEIDAACELADFLRFGVQCMSEIYAMQPASSKGIWNYNEFRPLEGFVFALTPFNFTAIAGNLPAAPAMMGNTVVWKASKTAIYSAHVVMEIFKKAGLPDGVINLVHSSGPDTADVVFNSPDFAGIHFTGSTAVFQSIWKTIGNNISKYRSYPRIVGETGGKDFIFAAPSADTTEVATAIVRGAFEYQGQKCSAASRAYIPRSMWSQLQEELTKQLKYIKVGPVEDFSNFVNAVIDQASFTKLAGCIDKVKEDKDAEIFWGGTYSEEKGFFIDPTIVVAKKPDYFTMKEELFGPIITLYIYEDEDIDSMASLVDTTSMYALTGAILSNDRYEIDRLVKALRHSAGNFYINDKPTGAVVGQQPFGGGRGSGTNDKAGSVFNLLRWTSIRTIKETFVPATHYMYPNFRPEIE, from the coding sequence ATGACAGATGGTTTTTATAGAGTACCCAAAGCTACTAATGAACCCGTTTATACATATGAGCCAGGAAGCCTAGAGAGAAAAAGACTACAAAAAGCAATTTATGAATGGAGATCTGAGTTGGTTGAACTACCAATGATTATTGGAGGACAGTCCGTCTATTCAGAAAATAGAGAACAGATACGTCCACCTCATGATTTAGCACACCTTCTTGGTTATTATCATATAGGAGAAAAAGAGCATGTTCAGATGGCTATAGATGCTTCTTTAGAGGCAAAGCCAGCATGGGAGACCATGCCATGGCATCATAGAGCATCTATTTTCTTAAAAGCGGCTGAATTGATTAGCGGACCTTATCGATATAAAATTAATGCAGCAACCATGTTGGCTCAATCCAAAAATGCTTATCAGGCAGAAATTGATGCAGCATGTGAACTGGCCGATTTCCTACGTTTTGGGGTACAGTGTATGTCCGAGATATATGCGATGCAGCCAGCTTCATCAAAAGGTATTTGGAACTATAATGAGTTTAGACCTTTGGAAGGTTTTGTTTTTGCTTTGACTCCTTTTAATTTTACTGCTATTGCTGGAAACCTACCTGCGGCACCTGCAATGATGGGAAATACAGTGGTGTGGAAAGCATCGAAGACTGCGATCTACTCTGCTCATGTTGTAATGGAGATTTTTAAGAAAGCAGGTCTTCCTGATGGTGTTATCAACCTAGTTCATAGTTCAGGGCCAGATACTGCTGATGTCGTTTTTAATAGTCCTGATTTTGCTGGAATTCACTTTACTGGATCTACTGCTGTTTTCCAATCGATATGGAAAACTATTGGAAATAATATATCAAAGTATCGTTCATATCCGCGTATTGTCGGAGAGACAGGAGGGAAAGACTTTATCTTTGCAGCACCTAGTGCAGATACAACAGAAGTAGCTACTGCAATTGTACGTGGTGCATTTGAATACCAAGGACAGAAGTGTAGTGCAGCATCTAGAGCTTATATTCCTCGTTCTATGTGGAGTCAACTACAAGAAGAACTTACCAAACAGTTGAAATATATTAAGGTTGGTCCTGTAGAGGATTTCTCTAATTTTGTAAATGCAGTAATTGATCAGGCAAGTTTTACTAAGCTTGCAGGGTGTATTGATAAGGTGAAAGAAGATAAGGATGCTGAAATTTTCTGGGGAGGAACCTATAGTGAAGAGAAAGGTTTCTTTATTGATCCAACTATTGTCGTTGCAAAGAAACCAGACTATTTTACTATGAAAGAGGAGCTGTTTGGTCCAATTATTACTCTGTATATTTATGAAGACGAAGATATCGATAGTATGGCATCTTTAGTCGATACGACTTCAATGTATGCACTGACTGGAGCTATCTTAAGTAACGATAGGTATGAGATTGACCGTTTGGTGAAAGCATTACGTCATAGTGCAGGTAATTTCTATATTAACGATAAGCCTACAGGAGCTGTTGTTGGACAACAACCTTTTGGGGGTGGACGTGGATCTGGAACGAATGACAAGGCAGGTTCTGTGTTTAACCTATTGCGTTGGACATCGATTAGAACGATCAAAGAGACTTTTGTCCCTGCAACACACTATATGTACCCAAACTTTAGACCTGAAATAGAATAA
- the nqrF gene encoding NADH:ubiquinone reductase (Na(+)-transporting) subunit F, producing MILLDISQLKVVITSVVIFLLVILLLVSLLLYVKKKLTPEGKVKVDINNGDQTIETEPGATLLSTLGNEKILLPSACGGGGTCGMCRLQVDSGAGSILPTETGFFTRKEQADNWRLACQVKVKEDMDIRVPQEVMGVKKWECEVVSNDNVATYIKEFVVRLPEGETLDFQSGGYIQIDVPKCDVDFSKFDISDEYKPEWDQHGIFDLKMVNPEPTFRAYSMANHPAEGNIIMLNIRIATPPFDRVNGGFQKINPGICSSYIFSLKPGDKITISGPYGEFFLHDDDQERMFIGGGAGMAPMRSHLFHIFNTVKDTTRKVTFWYGARSWREVFYYEQFREIEKNFPNFEFHLALSDPQPEDNWEGPTGFIHNVIFENYLRNHEAPEDITYYMCGPPIMNSSVENMLFDLGVEKENIHFDDFGS from the coding sequence ATGATACTACTAGATATAAGCCAATTGAAAGTGGTTATAACGAGTGTCGTGATCTTCCTTTTAGTGATCCTTCTTTTGGTAAGTTTGCTTTTATATGTAAAGAAAAAGCTTACTCCAGAGGGAAAAGTAAAGGTGGATATCAACAATGGTGACCAAACAATTGAGACGGAACCTGGTGCAACTCTATTGAGTACACTAGGAAATGAAAAAATTCTTCTTCCTTCTGCTTGTGGTGGAGGTGGTACATGTGGAATGTGTCGTCTTCAAGTGGATAGTGGCGCAGGATCAATTCTTCCTACTGAAACAGGTTTCTTTACAAGAAAAGAGCAAGCAGACAATTGGCGTTTGGCTTGTCAGGTGAAGGTAAAGGAAGATATGGATATCCGTGTTCCTCAAGAGGTAATGGGAGTTAAGAAATGGGAGTGTGAGGTTGTCTCTAATGACAACGTTGCCACCTATATTAAGGAATTTGTAGTTAGGCTACCAGAAGGAGAGACTCTAGATTTCCAATCGGGTGGATATATTCAGATTGACGTTCCAAAATGTGACGTTGATTTCAGTAAATTTGATATTTCTGATGAGTATAAGCCAGAGTGGGATCAGCATGGTATCTTTGATCTTAAGATGGTTAACCCTGAGCCTACATTCCGTGCTTATTCAATGGCTAACCACCCTGCAGAGGGTAACATTATCATGTTGAATATCCGTATTGCAACGCCTCCTTTTGATCGTGTAAACGGCGGTTTCCAGAAGATTAATCCAGGTATCTGTTCTTCATATATCTTCTCTTTAAAACCAGGAGATAAGATCACGATTTCAGGACCTTATGGAGAGTTCTTCTTGCATGATGATGATCAAGAGCGTATGTTTATTGGTGGTGGTGCAGGTATGGCGCCAATGCGTTCTCACCTGTTCCATATCTTCAATACTGTGAAAGATACGACTCGTAAAGTTACTTTCTGGTATGGTGCTCGTTCATGGAGAGAGGTGTTCTACTATGAGCAGTTCCGTGAGATAGAGAAGAATTTCCCTAATTTTGAATTCCATTTGGCTCTTTCTGATCCACAACCAGAGGACAACTGGGAAGGACCAACAGGATTTATTCACAACGTTATTTTTGAGAATTACCTACGTAATCATGAGGCTCCTGAAGATATCACATACTACATGTGTGGACCTCCAATTATGAACTCATCTGTTGAGAATATGTTATTCGACTTAGGTGTTGAAAAAGAAAATATCCACTTTGATGATTTCGGAAGCTAA
- the nqrE gene encoding NADH:ubiquinone reductase (Na(+)-transporting) subunit E: MEHYIDLFIKSVFIDNMVFAYFLGMCSYLAVSKKVNTAFGLGLAVIFVLGITLPVNYLLETKVLRPGALSWLDPSFAEVDLSFLSFIMFIGIIAAMVQLVEMVVEKFAPALYSSLGIFLPLIAVNCAILGGSLFMQQKEFVNIGEATVYGLGSGVGWLLAIVALAAIREKIQYSNVPAPLRGLGITFIITGLMGIAFMGFMGIKL, translated from the coding sequence ATGGAACATTATATTGATTTATTTATCAAATCGGTATTTATCGATAACATGGTATTTGCATACTTCCTAGGAATGTGTTCTTACCTAGCTGTGTCGAAAAAGGTAAATACAGCGTTTGGATTAGGACTTGCGGTTATCTTTGTATTGGGTATCACTCTTCCTGTGAACTACCTATTGGAAACTAAAGTTCTTCGTCCAGGTGCACTGTCTTGGTTAGATCCAAGTTTTGCTGAAGTGGATTTAAGCTTCTTGTCTTTTATCATGTTTATCGGAATTATTGCTGCAATGGTTCAGTTGGTAGAGATGGTTGTGGAGAAGTTTGCTCCAGCTCTTTATTCTAGTTTAGGTATCTTCCTTCCTTTGATCGCAGTAAACTGTGCGATTCTTGGTGGATCTCTTTTTATGCAACAAAAAGAGTTCGTTAACATCGGAGAAGCTACTGTTTATGGTCTAGGATCTGGTGTGGGTTGGTTACTTGCTATTGTTGCTTTGGCTGCAATTAGAGAGAAGATCCAGTACTCGAATGTACCTGCTCCTTTGAGAGGATTGGGGATCACCTTTATCATCACAGGATTGATGGGGATCGCATTTATGGGATTTATGGGAATCAAACTTTAA
- a CDS encoding NADH:ubiquinone reductase (Na(+)-transporting) subunit D, translated as MSQLFSKKNIKLLTDPIGSKNPITTQVLGICSALAVTAQLKPAIVMSLSVMVVLACANVIISLLRNTIPNRIRIIVQLVVIAALVILVDQVLRAFVYDVSKQLSVFVGLIITNCILMGRIEAFALGNKPGPAFLDGIGNSAGYALILIIVAFFRELLGSGTLLGYHVIPQCFYDLGYSNNGMMILPPMALITVGVIIWVQRSYDRKLIED; from the coding sequence ATGAGTCAATTATTTTCAAAGAAAAATATAAAGCTGCTTACTGATCCTATCGGCAGTAAGAACCCTATCACAACTCAGGTTTTGGGTATCTGTTCTGCTTTGGCGGTAACAGCTCAGCTAAAACCAGCGATTGTCATGTCTTTGTCTGTAATGGTTGTATTGGCCTGTGCAAACGTGATTATTTCGTTGTTGCGTAATACGATTCCTAATCGTATCCGTATTATTGTTCAGCTTGTAGTTATCGCTGCTTTAGTGATCTTGGTAGACCAAGTATTGCGTGCATTTGTTTATGATGTAAGTAAGCAGTTGTCCGTGTTTGTTGGTTTGATTATTACAAACTGTATTTTGATGGGTCGTATTGAGGCATTTGCATTAGGTAATAAGCCAGGTCCAGCATTCTTAGACGGTATTGGTAACTCAGCGGGTTATGCGTTAATTTTGATTATTGTAGCCTTCTTCCGTGAATTATTGGGATCAGGAACTTTGTTGGGATATCATGTGATTCCTCAATGTTTTTATGATCTAGGTTATTCAAATAATGGTATGATGATTCTACCTCCAATGGCATTGATTACTGTTGGTGTGATTATCTGGGTACAACGTAGTTATGACCGTAAATTAATTGAAGATTAA
- the nqrC gene encoding NADH:ubiquinone reductase (Na(+)-transporting) subunit C produces MDKNSNSYTFIYASVMVVVVAAILALAAVNLKPFQQKNVAIEKKQNILKSVNVIVDASNAEVKYKEVIKEAFVVNNKGEKVEGDAFTVNLKVQYSEKDTSKKLLPVFVAQTDAGKKYIIPLYGAGLWGPIWGYIALNDDMNTIYGATFDHQGETPGLGAEIAAPAFQKPFKGKTIFDKSGKLVSIIVAKASEKSIVDPAHSVDAISGGTITSKGLQAMVGDDLKLYENFIKKVK; encoded by the coding sequence ATGGATAAGAATAGCAATTCATATACGTTTATCTATGCTTCGGTAATGGTGGTCGTTGTTGCAGCCATTTTGGCATTGGCAGCAGTAAATCTTAAGCCTTTCCAACAGAAAAACGTAGCAATAGAGAAGAAACAAAATATCCTTAAGTCGGTAAATGTAATTGTAGATGCTTCTAATGCAGAAGTTAAATACAAAGAAGTTATCAAGGAAGCTTTTGTTGTAAATAATAAAGGAGAGAAAGTAGAGGGTGATGCATTTACTGTAAACCTAAAAGTTCAGTATTCTGAGAAAGATACATCTAAAAAATTGTTGCCAGTTTTTGTTGCTCAGACCGATGCTGGAAAGAAGTATATCATTCCATTGTATGGAGCAGGTCTATGGGGACCTATCTGGGGATATATAGCATTGAATGATGATATGAACACAATTTATGGTGCAACATTTGATCACCAAGGTGAGACTCCTGGTTTGGGTGCCGAGATTGCTGCCCCTGCTTTTCAGAAGCCATTCAAAGGGAAAACAATCTTTGATAAGTCAGGTAAACTTGTGTCAATCATTGTAGCTAAAGCTAGTGAGAAATCAATAGTGGACCCTGCACATAGTGTGGACGCTATTTCTGGTGGAACTATTACATCGAAAGGGCTTCAAGCGATGGTAGGTGACGATCTTAAGTTGTATGAGAACTTTATCAAAAAAGTAAAATAA
- a CDS encoding NADH:ubiquinone reductase (Na(+)-transporting) subunit B: MKALRNWIDKQKPQFEKGGKLHMFKSVFGGFETFLFVPNHTTKIGSHVRDYTDLKRTMSMVVLALIPALLVGMYNIGYQHNLAVGATASFMETFFYGFLRVLPAIIVSYGVGLGVEFVTAQLKGHEIHEGFLVSGLLIPMVMPVNTPLWMIAVSVAFSVVFCKEVFGGTGMNIWNPALVARAFLFFAYPSQMSGESVWVSLGGEKAIDAFSGATPLAKAAEAVTTGTLDLGNFSPMDAFLGFIPGSIGETSTLAILIGAVILIWTGIGSWKIMVSTVLGASFVGILMNLFGSNPYMTDMPFWYHFIIGGFAFGAVFMATDPVSAAQTEKGKWYYGFIIGVLAVIIRVMNPAYPEGMMLAILLMNTFAPLIDHGVVSGNIKRRLKRAKA; encoded by the coding sequence ATGAAAGCATTAAGAAACTGGATTGACAAACAGAAACCGCAATTTGAAAAAGGCGGTAAGTTACATATGTTCAAATCTGTATTTGGTGGATTTGAGACATTTTTGTTCGTGCCAAATCATACAACGAAAATAGGATCGCATGTAAGGGATTATACAGACCTTAAGCGTACTATGTCTATGGTGGTATTGGCATTGATTCCTGCCCTGTTGGTAGGGATGTATAATATTGGTTATCAACACAATCTTGCTGTAGGTGCAACGGCTTCTTTTATGGAGACTTTTTTCTACGGTTTTTTGCGTGTATTGCCAGCAATAATCGTATCCTATGGTGTGGGTCTTGGCGTTGAATTTGTCACGGCACAGTTGAAAGGGCATGAAATTCATGAGGGATTCCTAGTGAGTGGATTGTTGATTCCGATGGTGATGCCAGTAAATACACCTTTGTGGATGATTGCTGTATCCGTAGCATTCTCTGTTGTTTTCTGTAAAGAAGTATTCGGAGGAACAGGAATGAACATTTGGAACCCAGCGTTGGTTGCACGTGCATTCTTGTTTTTTGCTTATCCTTCGCAGATGTCAGGGGAGTCGGTATGGGTTTCGCTCGGAGGAGAGAAAGCTATCGATGCATTTTCTGGCGCGACGCCATTGGCAAAAGCAGCTGAGGCTGTAACGACAGGAACTTTGGATCTAGGTAATTTTTCACCAATGGATGCGTTCTTAGGGTTTATCCCAGGATCTATTGGAGAGACTTCTACATTGGCTATCTTGATTGGAGCAGTGATTCTAATTTGGACAGGTATTGGAAGTTGGAAGATTATGGTATCGACTGTTTTAGGTGCATCGTTCGTTGGAATCTTGATGAATCTATTTGGAAGTAATCCTTATATGACAGATATGCCATTCTGGTATCACTTTATTATTGGTGGATTTGCATTTGGTGCGGTATTTATGGCTACTGATCCTGTTTCTGCAGCACAAACAGAAAAAGGAAAATGGTATTATGGATTTATTATTGGTGTTCTAGCTGTAATTATCCGTGTTATGAATCCAGCATATCCAGAAGGTATGATGTTAGCAATCTTATTAATGAATACTTTTGCTCCGCTTATTGATCACGGTGTTGTTTCCGGAAATATCAAGCGTAGATTAAAACGTGCAAAAGCTTAA